From a single Leptidea sinapis chromosome 1, ilLepSina1.1, whole genome shotgun sequence genomic region:
- the LOC126965459 gene encoding uncharacterized protein LOC126965459: MTAVLIIMIFHCFLLYTIVLSIESATNNVNQTTIIPKWTNTEAIKSNWTFKDYLEKYKLSRVWEDISKRRKAQGLNNVSEELKEVFQSIDATDDLLNIKFPNGDPKIITKKDGRRWQPPGDLVNNYFDPYNVRRRIYELMKQSIYQARNKMVIMQIIRKQFNTHPVYKMGFLISKTDQACKTFARVTTKAYRDCTLNRKRWTRYTLTEFVYAQERVLSLRYETELLIDLIYLNHNNLEDLLSSNLTNQKENWKFVD; this comes from the exons atgacagctgtacttattattatgatttttcaCT GTTTCTTATTATATACAATTGTTTTATCAATTGAATCTGCTACAAATAATGTTAATCAAACTACAATTATTCCCAAATGGACCAATACAGAGGCTATTAAAAGCAACTGGACATTTAAAGattatttagaaaaatacaaattaagcCGAGTTTGGGAAGACATCTCGAAACGAAGAAAAGCTCAAGGACTGAACAACGTATCCGAAGAATTAAAAGAAGTTTTTCAAAGTATAGATGCAACAGATGATCTTTTGAACATCAAATTTCCAAATggtgatcccaaaataattactaaaaagGACGGAAGACGATGGCAACCACCTGGAgatttagttaataattattttgatccTTATAATGTTCGACGAAGAATCTATGAGCTCATGAAACAATCTATTTACCAAGCAAGAAATAAAATGGTAATTATGCAGATAATAAGAAAACAGTTTAATACGCACCCAGTCTATAAAATGGGTTTTCTTATAAGCAAAACTGACCAGGCTTGTAAAACGTTCGCTCGAGTTACAACGAAAGCATATAGGGACTGCACCTTAAATCGAAAACGATGGACGCGGTACACTCTAACGGAATTTGTTTATGCCCAAGAAAGAGTCCTCAGTTTGCGGTATGAAACGGAGTTACTCATAGATTTAATATATCTGAATCACAATAATTTGGAAGATTTGTTAAGTAGCAATCTGACCAATCAGAAGGAGAATTGGAAGTTTGTTGATTAG